The genomic interval GTCCAAAAGATCCAAGGCAAACTGATGGCTGAAAAGCAGAAAGGATAGAAGGAGACCTGCAGACTCTCCAgaccagaaacaaaggaaagtaGAAATGGCCATTTCACAAGTGTTGGCCTCCCTGACAAGAACTTACCGATAGAAATTTTTCTCCTTCTTGAGCTCCTGCTTGTTCTCTCGGGCCTCCATGTTCTTCATCTCTAATTCGTGTAGATATGTCATGATCTCCTTCTCCTTTAATTTCAGTTCTTTATAATGTCGAGTTTGCCTGTGGTAGGGCCTGGCCCCAGGAAGACCGAACTCCATGAACTTAGGTTTTAAGTAACACATGAACTCAGGCTGGGTCCTGGACTACTGCAGCCATGGAAACCACACTCTgcattctaaatgctgggattttctAATCCTTGGGAAACTGGCTATCCTAGCCCCAGAACACCAGAAGCTAGGCATCCAGATGGAGGGTGCCCTGGCTCTCTGCCTTACTCAGTAGGGCTGAAGGGCAGACTAAACAGTTATGTTCTCAGGAGCCTAGGCTACGGGTCTTTGCCCACCAGACACCTGTGATGGTATTCCCCCTGTTTTCATAAGAGGGATTCTAAATCCTGGATACCTAATACTGTAGAGACAGATATTACACATAATTCTGGAGATGAGGCCAGAAATCACCACAGATTTATAATCTGCTCAATAGATACAAATGTATGAACACTTGTGACCACATAGTCAAAGTGCAATGCTATTTAAAGTGGGGACTCCCAGACCTCAGGACCCACCTCACCTGGAAACTGTTAGGCAGGTAAATCCTCAGGCCAAAACACCTAGCCCTAGATTCCAAATTgtggagagaaataaaaacacacaaaacatctTCACAGGTCAGTACCTGTGCATGCACATAGACTCACAGACTTAGACCTATAcacaagatggagaaacaaagagtgagagaatgggagagagagacagagagagacagagagagacagagagagacagagagacagagagacagagagacagagagacacagagacagagacagagagacagagagagagagacagaaagagagagagacagagagagacaggtagacagatagacagacagagacaaagggaacACAATGATAGGTAGAATAATGTATGCAACATTACTGCCTCAGACTATAAGGCACacagacaaggagggacaggcaTGAACTTCAGGCATTCTAATCAAGCACTGAGAAGAACCATGTGGGGACCAGGCCCCTCCAGCTGCTACCTGGAGGTTCCAGCACTGTCACCTGTGAGACAAGTAAAAACACAACTACAAACTCCCATCACCTAGAAACCTGCTGTCAAAGGCTTCCCAAATGAACCATAGGAAATCATCACTGCCTCTATCCCTGACTTCTTCACTCAGACTCCAAGTACCTATTTTCAAGTGGAGGGAGCAGAGGAGTCTATTTCCCTTCCTACTCCTGACAAATCTTCAGGTGCAGCCTCTCCTCTAATAAGTATTTAGGGGCATGAAGTGGGGCCCAGGTATGTTCTGGTGGCATAGCTTCCTAGAACCCACACCTTTAAAAGCATAAGATGAGGGAGGCATTGCAGACCCCAGACGGACACCACAGGTTTTGGAGCAATGTATACCTCTTGTTCATGGATCCCTTGGTCACGTAGATCAGGCGATCTCTCAGCTCATTTATCTCCTTGGTAGTGAGCTGGATCTTTTTGAtcagctccttctcttccttctcaaacTGCTTTTTGCTTGTGACAGGAACAGGGGATGTTGTCTGTCTGTGAGCCACTGTAGGTAGATGAATACCAGAATATTAGATGTGAGAATGCAAAGAGTGTAGACTgaccacagagaaggaaaaatgccTGTAACCTCGTGACACCACCAAGAGATTGGTGCCAGCATGAGATTTCTTCTCAGTGGATCTCAGTTCTACCATCACTCTAGAGAGATCAGGCGATGTAAGTAGGCAGATGTTTCCTCATTCTCCTTAAACATGCTTATGAGGACCAGAGAGATGTCTTCTCCAGGGTACAATTTGGCTTCAGAGCCCTGAGCCCTGTGGTTTCACAAGTCAGATGATAAATACACTATTCAAAAGTATTTGAGATCTTGGAGATGCTCCAATATCCTACTTGTTACTCTAAGCCAAGGAATTGGCTTAAAAAGTCATGCAGGGGGAGAACATAGTCAACACAATGATCAATTTCCCAACCCGCCCCGAAACACAAAACATCCCAGAAGTATGTTTAGAATCCCTGTGTGGGTCTATCAACTGATAGTTCTTTGTTTACAGTGTAGAAATGCGTGCCCCCTACATTGGTGATAAAGAAAGTTAAGGTAGGAACTGTCACGAACAGGAGATCAGAGTAGTTCTGAGAACATGAGGTCTTGGTCTGGAGCACCATTCTCTCCCTGTCACTAATGTCACATAACTACAGGAGCTAAAAGAAGCCATGGACTGAAGTGCAGGAATTCCCTCTCCAAAACTGGCATAGCTTAGACCCACTGTCACTCCTGATGGTCTCATTCTGTCCCCATGTAACACCCACAATACCCAGTGCaaaaaaagacttgaagttcatggCATAACAGCTTTGACCTTGTCAATTCCTTCCTTAGGGGATGGAAAAGTACTGTTCTGAAATCCTTGATGTTCAACAATTGTGATAACCATGGAAATGTTTTCGCTACCCAGAGTCTCCAGTTCCACATTACTGGAAAGGCCAGCTCAGGCCACTGCTACCAGGAAGATCAACATCCACTTCCCAGGACTTACTCCACATTCGCCAAGTCCACCTCCTTCGTCCTTCATTACTCTCAGATGGAAGGTCagcatccttcctcccctctctggtctctctcccaTCCACATTGGCTCTCTGAAAAAGTCTGCAGAGTCGGGCAAACAAGGCCATCACTGCAGTGTCCAGCCTCTGACTGAGAAATCTCAGTGAGTTTGTTGTCActacaacactggtgacatcacGGAGGTTCCTAAGAACTCTCCAGGAGACAATAGAATGTCCAGGAAGGGGTTGCTGATGTCATGGACTACATACAGCCTTTGGTTTCCTGCtaatgtttccctgtactgatAGGAAACTGAGCTGCCCTTTCCTGGGGCATAGCCATTGAGCACATTCTCCTTCCAAAGCCAGGGTTTGCTCTAGGCTTGATTGGCAACACCTAAGTAATTCCTATGTATCTAACTGTGTGTTTCCTTTCCAAACCCTTCTCAGAAATATCTCATCCTACCTTAAATTTTCCTCAATCAGCAGTAGGAGCAATCAAAACCTACTGAGAAATCATACCAGTTCGAATATGCAGCCAAAATCTACTCCTGTCTCATCATGTACAGGTGCATGAAATCTCATCCAGGCTGAGTCTGCAGGGCCGGGtgtagtgtgggtgtgtgttaggGGCCACACTCATGAAGCCTTGTgcttagcatttgaaatttgcccCAAGATCCCTTAGGAGGGAGATATGCAGTTATCATGCAGTCATCACGCAGTCATCATGCTTCTGACAACAGTCTAGAGATCTGTTGGCAGAGAAAACTGAAATATTGGAGCCACCAATGAGTGGCCCTCAGATTGTGTGGGGGCTTTTCTCACTGCACCAAACTCACCAATCAGTATTGCTTATAGCCCTCTGTGTGCTAGACTATGAGATTTTGtttgtaataaataatatattcaacAGAGTTGCAGATGTgcaggtagaaagtgtagtctaATACTATAGACAGGTTAGTTGACAGAGCAAGGGCCTAGCATCTTGTATTTGGGTTCATGTTTGGatccacaaaccacacaaaaccCAATCTCAGTCAAACATGAATGATTCATTAAATGCAGACCCTAAAGTTGATTGATCAGAACCATAGCTCAGGTTTTGGGGGTTGAGCCATAGCCTCAAAAATCTTTCTTTGTTAacttataaagacaaaaaaactgaaaaccaaaaccctaaaaccaaaacaaacaaacaaacaaaaacaaatgaaaaaacacaATTAGTTCATTTAAAGTTAGGGAAATATCCAGTGGTCTGTTCTGATCAGGCCATTTTAGATATAACTGCATACTGACCTTTAATTGGAGGGTCCCATGGAATGGTTTATGGACCATTGTAAGATTAACAAGCCTCATACACAACACAACAGGATGTGGACACCGTGActttgctctgagtcaagttgtTTTTCTGTGTTGATGATTGGCTGTCATATGACAGCAACTATCTGAATAGGGCACAGACATAGAACACAATGGCTCTTGCTATACTGGGCGGTACATGCCTTAGAATTAGATTATCCAGGTCTCTCACAATGACCAGTTCTGTTTTCACAGTACTTGGAGACCCCACTTGGAAGCCCAAATATAGGAAAGTGGAAGCAGAATTGTCTGAGCTCAAGGTTAACCTGGTCCACATGGGGTatttgagaccctgtttcagaaaacaacactGAAACACACTCTACATGCAAGGCCTCACTAGCCAATTCTTGTCTATTATAAAGAACTTACCATTCTCTCCCTTCCAGTCTTTCtttctgggaagatggagaagtgaAAATGATCTTTCCATTCTAAGGACCATGTTCTCTTTTCCCCTCAGCCCACATTAAGAACAAATAGAAGTGAGTATCATCATCTGAACAACTGAGTAATATCCACTGCTGCTAGCATGGTACTGTGCCCATGATAATCTTAGCTTCCTTTAGTGTTGCTGCCCCAGCAGGAAGTATTAAGTGCTGAGGCCAAAGCTCAGAGAACCTTTCAAGGAGCTAGACAGAAGCCATCAGAGACTCTCCACTTCCTTGTCCTGAGATGAAATCCAGGAACACAATGTGAACTTGGTGGCTAATTAACCATACATCATACTTCTACCTCCACCTTTCTATGTTCAGTACAGGAAAGAGTTCATGCACCTCCATGCCAGATTTATCTTGATATATGTCGCAGGGCGCAGACTTTTTAGAGTGTTGCGTGTAGTCAAGCAGTTGGTGCCCTCAGTAAGATGTCACGAATAAGAAGTGACCACACTGTATTTGTTTAAAAAGTTCATTAGCTGAAAATTGAGCATAAGTGAGGAGTGGGACACCTGCACTGTGCCCTGGCATTTTTGTGCCTAGACATGGCTCAAAGGGAAGGTGTGAAGACACCTTGGGTTCCTCTACATGGACAGAGTAAGGTGAAATGGGCAGTGACCAGGCTGAGCAATACTTCTGAGGCCCCTTATTACAGGTAACAAGCACATTCTATGTCCTCCTTACAAAGAGCTTTTGTTGAAACCATGGACCTTGTAAGGTAAGGCTATAGTAATGTCACGCAGACTTCTTTCCTAGTGATACAAAGTTCTCTCTGATAAGGCTTTCCCCATACCATATCTGTAGCAAATTTGTTACAAGCCAGCAGTCTATTTCATGCTGTTCCTGTAATATGCTTCCCAGTCATGGATGTAAAACCTTTCAAGGAGCTAGACAGAAGCCATCAGAGACTCTCCACTTCCTTGTCCTGAGATGAAATCCAGGAACACAATGTGAACTTGGTGGCCAATTAACCATGCATCATACTTCTACCTCCACCATTCTGTGTTCAGTACAGGAAAGTGTTCATGTACCTCCATGCCAGATTTATCTTGATATATGTTCCAGACTGggaccctatagggggaacaacaatattaactaatcagtacccccactcagaacttgtgtctctagatgcatatgtatcagaaggtggccaggtcagccatcattggaaagagaggcacgttggtcttgcaaactttatatgcctcaggacaggggaacaccagggccaagaagtgggagtgtgtggggaggaggggagtgggaagaagggtatgggggactcttgggatgcTCCAACTCCATAGCTGTTCAGGACCATCACCTCATTACATTCCTACCCCGTtgaaaaatatcttaataaaaACTCCTTCAAAACTCTGCCAAATTAAAGCACATCTGAGCATTAGACTTTGGCAGAGTTTTGAACACTCAATGCCCATTGCAAATTCTTTCTATCTTAACTCCCTCTTCACAGCCTCCTTCTGACTCTTAGGGGTTTGGGTAGGCAGAGACACCTTCCATTACCTTGCCTCCCCCCGGAGCACAGTCCTGGCCTATGTAGCCAGCACAATGACCTGCTTTCTGGCCTTTGCTACCTCTTGTCCCTTCCCAATCCTAATGTTGTAAGACTTGGTCCAGATCTCACGATCCAGATCTCTGGCCAACAGGAGAGTTGTTGACCAATGTCTCTTTCCACTGAGTGGCTCACTAGTCCTGAAAATAAAAGTGGCTAGCCTTCTCCATGTCCTGCACACTAAAGAGGTACACAAGCCACAGCCCAGAACACTGCTCTAATGCCTCCCATCTCATGGTAGACAGGCTGAATACTTTGGTGTGTATTCCTAACTTTGACCTACTAGCCTAAAAAAACCTCTTTATTATTGACCTCCGTGAGCCACATGATTGGGACAATGACTTGGTTAGTATTCACATATGGGTGAAAATGTCCTTAGATTTTCACAAGTCtatacttgtgatggtttgtatatgcttggcccagggaatgacactattagaaggtgtcagagtaggtgtggccttgttggagtaggtctgTCATTATGagcttgggctttaagaccctcatcctagctgcctggaagccagtattctgctagcagtattaagatgaagttgtagaactctcagctcctcctgcaccatgcctgcctggatggcaccatgctcccaccttaatcATAATGGACTAATTTGaatctgaaagccagccccaattaaatattgttcttataagagttgcctcggtcatggtgtctcttaccAGCAggtaaaaccctacctaagacaat from Mus musculus strain C57BL/6J chromosome 5, GRCm38.p6 C57BL/6J carries:
- the Gm21680 gene encoding predicted gene, 21680 — its product is MALFARLCRLFQRANVDGRETREGRKDADLPSESNEGRRRWTWRMWMAHRQTTSPVPVTSKKQFEKEEKELIKKIQLTTKEINELRDRLIYVTKGSMNKRPYHRQTRHYKELKLKEKEIMTYLHELEMKNMEARENKQELKKEKNFYRNLHTRILLEENLIKKKLVILQQESKEVHADWATIHQSLVELNLSGKDEQEKTSNLETQEHQVSEAARELVLATAEEDSILQNELPCQEAPAEHHPQHPPSSSDESSSDESSYSTCPEWE